In Blastopirellula marina, the sequence GCGCAGCGTGCAGTAATGAATACCGTTAACCTGTTGGTAATCGTTGGCGTGACTATGCCCCTGGAAAACAGCGGCGACACGCTTTGACTGCTCCAGTATCTTTCGCACCGTAGGCGAATTATTGACGAAGTGACTCCCTTCGTCGTCCAATCGCTGATGAGCGAAGACAATCGTCTTCTTGTCACTTTGGTTGAGATCATCGGCCAGCCATTCCAACTCTTCCGCGGGAATATTGGCATCGGTCCACACCGAATTCTTCCGGCCATACGGCTTGCCGTCAGTGCGATAACAAGCATCGAGAACCACGAAGTGGAAATCGCCGCGATTGAACGAATAGTAAGATTTCTCCTGCCCGATCGTGTCGAGGAACTCCTCTTTGGTCAGCGTATCGACACAGTGGTTTCCCAGCACGTAATGACGGTCGACGCAGATCTCGGCGAACGGCTTGGCAATGGTCTTCAGGTAACCGAGTTCGACGTCAACCGCATCGGCAGCATCAATAAAGTCTCCAAGTTCCACGAGGAAGTCGAGACTCGCACCGGAAAGCTGACCGGATGCTACGGCGATCTTATCCAGTGTTTCCCGATAGTAGCGAGACCCGACAGGTTTCTTGTCGGCGTAGTGCAAATCTGTCATCAAGCCGATTCGCAGCATCGGTTCTGCTCCTTCGGCCAGTGCCGGGCCTGTGCTGACGCCTGCCAATAGAAGAACGCCGGTTTGCAGAAACCGGCGACGGGTTTGTTCCGAAGCGATAGATAGATCTATGGAATTCGACATCTCGATAACCTCGCAGTGACTTCGTGAAGTATGCAAGGTAGTCGAGTGAAATGCCAGTCCGCAAGCCGTCAAGAAAACGGCAGCATCGGTTAGATATAGACAGGAATGCTGGTCAAATTCGGACGATAGAAGGTCCCCCGGCAATGATTTTGTGGGGCGAAATTGGGACCGATATCAGCCAGAAATTCCTGGGCCCCCACAAATAGGTAACCTTGAGGGCTCATCGTACCGGCAATTCGTTGAAACAGGTCACGCCGGACGTCTCGGGTGAAATAGATGGCAACGTTGCGGCAGAAGACCATGTCAAAGCGGGCAGACATGCCCAGCGGTTCAAGCAGATTCTGTTTCTGAAAGCTGCACATTGATCGTATCTCATCGCGGATTCGCCATCCGTTGCCATCAGCTGTGAAAAAGCGTCGGAGACGTTCTGGCGACACGCCACGCTCGATTTCATGCGTGGCATACCAGCCACGACTGGCCTTGGCGATCACGGCGTCGGAGATGTCGCTACCCAGGATTTGAATGTCCCAACGATGCACGTCCGGAATCATCTCAGCCAAGGTCATCGCCAGGCTGTACGGCTCTTGCCCGGTGCTACACGCTGCCGACCAAAGCCGCAAACGCGTGGGAAATGCCGATTTCTCTTTGCTGTCGATCAGTTCTGGCAGAGCTTTGTGTCGTAGAGCCTCGAACAGGTAGCTGTCTCGAAAGAAAAGTGTTTCGTTCGTCGTGATGGCATCGACCACTTGGTTTTTCAAGGTGATGTCAGTGCCACGTCGCACCTTCTGGACGAGATCGGCGTAGCTGGCACAGCCATGCTTTTCGACGATATGCCCTAGGCGACTTTCAATAAGATAAGACTTCGATGCATCGAGGCAGATCCCGCACAAGTCGTTGATCAGGTCGCACACGGCGTCGATTTCGCCTGCATTTACCGGCATTTACTACCTCCTTGGACCTCGGCACTTTCGATGATCTCGTGCATTTGATTCAGGGGTGTGACTTTATCGGCCAGCCCGGCGGCAATCACTTGCCTGGGCATACCAAACACAACACAGCTCTTTTCTTCCTGGGCGACGACCATGCAGCCGTGACGCTTAAGCAAGCGACAGCCCATGGTCCCGTCATCCCCCATTCCCGTCATCACGATTGCCATCGCTTCCCGGCCATACTCGTGGGCCATCGAGCGAAACAGGTAATCGACTGACGGCTTACAGCTTCTTTCTGCTGGATCGTCCGTAATCAGAATCTCTTTACGACCGTTCTGCGAAATAACCTTCATCTGTTTGCCGCCGGGGGCAATGTAGGCATTTCCAGGCAAAATCACCTGACCGCTCTCCGCTTCCTGAACTTTGATCTTCGAGGATCGATCCAGATCGGCAGACAGCGACCGAGTAAACACCGGAGGCATGTGCTGCACAATAAGTAGCGGCACTCGCAAGTTCGCCGGTAGCTTGGGCAAGACATGGGCAAGCGCCGCCGGACCGCCGGTCGAGACGCCGATCCCCACTACTTTGGCATTCCCCGGATCGAAGCTCCCGGAAAGCACGTCGTGATGAATCGGTTCCTCTTCATGAATGGGGACCGTTCCCAGTTGCTTACGCAGCCGCTCCTGTAAGACCTTGACCTTGGGAAGGAGTTCCGTTTTCAGTTGAGCACAGCTGTCTTCCAGCTTCGACTGATTCGGCTTCAGGACGAAATCAAATGCCCCCAGACGAAGCGCCTGAGTGGTTGCCAATGCGCCATGATCGGTCATGGCGCTCAGCATGATCACCTCTGGCTTCAACGGCATCGTTTGTAGTTCTCGTAGAACCTCGATACCATTGAGAATCGGCATTTCGACGTCGAGCGTCACCAGATCCGGATGATAGTGACGGATCTTTTCGAGTGCGTTCTTGCCGTCGGAGGCGACGGCAACAATCTCTACTCCGGGGCACTGCGACAACGTGTCTCGTACGACCTTTCTGAACAAGGTCGAGTCGTCCACAATTAACACACGCATGGCTTCCGATTCCTTATTGTCCCGGGTTTCGTCGCCTGATCCCCATGCTGGTGGACGAGGCGACTCGTTTCCACAACTGTATTCCTACGCGCCCAACAAAGGCTGATCTTGCTTGGCTTTGGTAGCCGGAGTAGATTCGCCGATCTTGAAACGCGACACAACGCTTCGCAAGTTCTCAGCCAGTCGAGCAAGCTCTTCACCCGATTGCTGCGACAGCCCTGCACCTTGAACGGTTTCGCTCAAGACACGGTCCACCTCGCAAATGTTCTGCGTGATTTCGCCGCTGGCCGTGGCCGATTCGTCGACACCACGGGCCACCACTTCAGCGGCCGAAGCAGTTTCCGATATGTCCTGCGAGATCTGCTTGGTCGTGATGCTTTGCTCTTCCACGGCCGAAGCAATCGTGCGTGCGAGTTCGTTGACACTGCTGACGACTTCGCTGATCTCGGAAATGGAGCTCACGGCATCCTGCGTCGAGCTTTGAATGTGCTCGATTCGATTGCGAATATCGTCCGTGGCACTCGAAGTCTGTTTCGCCAGTTCCTTCACTTCGGTTGCCACCACGGCAAACCCCTTACCGGCTTCACCAGCACGAGCTGCTTCGATGGTCGCATTGAGAGCCAGAAGATTGGTTTGTTCGGCAATATCTTCGATCACTTCGATCACGCGTCCGATTTCATTGGCAGCCGAACCCAGATGACAGATCTTATTGTTGCTGTCTTCGGCGATACGGGTGGCCTTGTCGGCGACACCGGCGCTGGTTTCAGCATGCTTGGCGATTTCGGAAATAGTGGTGGTCATTTCGTCGATCGCTGCGACAACCGAGCTGATACCGCTTGACATTTGCGTTGTCGAGGCAGCCATGTTCTTCATGTTGATCGACATTTCTTCGGCAGCCGAAGAAACACTGGCCGAACGATGTTTAGACGATTCAGCCCCAGACGAAAGCTGGGTGGCCGTCGTGACCAAACGATTCGACCCTTCAGAGAGAGTGTTCGAGTTGGAAGCGATCTCGCCTACCATGTCCTGAATCTGACCGATGAACAAGTTAAACCAATGGGCAACCTCACCGATCTCATCACTGCGAGATTCATCCAGTCGTTTCGTCAGGTCACCATCCCCTTCCGCGACGTCTTGCAGCATGGCAATCGTGTTGTGCAGCGGCTTGGTGAACGTGCGAGAGATCAGGAAGGCCATGATCCCGATAACAACCGAAGCGATCACGGTGGTCATTGCCCACGCATACAGCGGGCGATAAGCTTCGGCAAATGCCTCGGCAGCATTCACGCGAACCAGGACATTCCACTGCATGCCTGGGAATCCGAGAGCTCCACGCATCGGAGTGTAACCGGCAGCCTGAGTGATTCCCTTGCGAGGGTGAAATGAGTCGGTCGTATAACCGTTTTCACCACCAACCACCGTTTGAGCAGCCAGGACCTGCTTGTCGACCAGGTTCAGCTTACCGATAACGTCGACATCGCGAACAATCTCTTCCGTTCCGCGAGTCGCAGGATCGCAATCGACAATCACGACTCCCTTGTCGTCCAGCAAGGTGATCTCGGCGGTGGCCATACCCCGCTGCTTTAGCTTGCGATAGGCATCCCATACAATTTCTTCCACCAGGTCAAACTTCGCGACGTTCTTCCACACGGCAATCACGTTGCCTTCGGCATCGTAAACCGGAGCAGAGAAACCAAGCGAGTACCCTTCATTGCCGTAACACTTCATGACTTTGTCGTCGACATAAAAGTGCTCGACAACCGTGCCGGAGAAGGAACCGGTCTCGTCTTCGTAGAACTTCTTGGCCAATACATCCTGAAACCAGTGCTTGTCCGCAAAGTTCTTTTCGTACAGTTCCTCGGTATTCACGGCGACCCCATCCTGATCGCGGCTGTTGACGGCAATCAGCTTGCCGTCCAGGTCGACAAGCATCGTCAAATAGTAAATGTCGTAGGTATCAACGTACTTGTCCATGGCTTCGACGATTGCATTGTCCATGCCTTTTTTGTACCACGAGTCTCGGTCCTGAATGACCGAGTTTAGGCAGAATGCTTGAACGTCTCCGTAGCGTTCGAACAAGTTGCGATCGATCGTATCCGCAATATTCTCCGCCGTGGTTTGATAGTCCTTGGCAGCAATCTCAATGGCTTTGTGTGCTGATTGCCACATGACAACACCAACGGTCAACAGCGGCAGAATACCAAATACAAGACAAGCCGCGATTAGCTTGCCGGTCATCTTCAACTTCAAAATATTTTTCACTTGGGGTTCACCTTGGAACTGGGGGCGTTGCAATTTAAAGAAGAAATCGCTGGTAGTCTCGTTACTACTCAGGCAGGTTGAAATCCTGGAGGACTATTCCACATCCAGAACTTCTTGGACATCTAGAATTACGACGATCTCCGAATCATTTCGGTAAACGCCTTTGAAGTAACGACCATCCGCTCCCGAAACATTCGCAGGGGCAGGGCAGATGCTGTCACTCGTGATGGAAATAATATCGGCGATTCGATCGACCCAGAGGCCGATCGATTCATCACCGGATCTGACGATCAGATTCCGGCTTTGAGGGGTGACCTCTGCCAGGCTGAACCCGAGGATGCGTCGCAGATCAATCACCGTGGCGACATCGCCTCGCAGATTGATCACGCCACGTACATGCTCCGGAGCGTGAGGAATTTCAGTCAGTTCGAGATTGCGATTAATCTCTTGCACGTAATCGATTGGCAAGGCCAAGAGCAACTCACCGACGTAGAACGTGGCAAATTGAAGTTCGACTGCGGTCGATTTGGTTAGGGTTGTGACAGAGCTCATGACAGGCATCCTTCTAGCACTTCAGGCTTGCTATGCGAACCTTTGCGATTGGTCTTCTTAGGACTCAACAGTCGCCAAACGGCTGACATGACGCGTTCGCGATCCATTTTGATTTGGTAATCATCAACGCCTGCTTCTACGCCGCGACGCTGGTCTTCGTCGCTGGCCAACGAGGTCAACGCGATGACAGGGAGGTGACAAGTATCAGAATTTGACTTGATCGTACGGGTAAGTTCGAAGCCATTCATAAATGGCATCTCGATATCCGTAATGACCAGATCCACCTTGTATTCTCCAGACTTCAGAAGTTCCCAGGCCTGGGCACCATCTTCTGCTTCGATGATGCTGAAGCCTTCGCTTTCCAAGTAGTCTTTGGCCTGCTTGCGGAAGAAGGACGAATCTTCAGCCAGCAAGATCTGGAACGGCGACTCTTCGTCGACAGTTACTTTCGGCTTTTCTGCGAACCACTTGGGATGGGCGGAGAAGGCCAACTCGTAGAGATCGACAATTCGGATGGTTTTGTCATCGACAACAATCGAGCCTGCGATACCTGGCTCGCGGAACGTGTTTCCATCGATCTCGGCAGCCACTTCACGAATGTCGTTCAACTCGGCGGCAATCAAGCCGACTTCGCGGCCATGGATCTGGAACACGACCACATGCACGTAATCCATTGCGGGACGTGGCTGAGCCTTGATGTGAGCTTCGATCGTAAGCAGCGGCAAAGACGTTCCGCGGTATTGCAGAAGTTCTTGTCCTCCGACGGTATCGATTTGCTCGGTTCGAATGCGTTCGATCCGCGAAATGAGGCTCATCGGCACGGCGAACTGTT encodes:
- a CDS encoding CheR family methyltransferase, with amino-acid sequence MPVNAGEIDAVCDLINDLCGICLDASKSYLIESRLGHIVEKHGCASYADLVQKVRRGTDITLKNQVVDAITTNETLFFRDSYLFEALRHKALPELIDSKEKSAFPTRLRLWSAACSTGQEPYSLAMTLAEMIPDVHRWDIQILGSDISDAVIAKASRGWYATHEIERGVSPERLRRFFTADGNGWRIRDEIRSMCSFQKQNLLEPLGMSARFDMVFCRNVAIYFTRDVRRDLFQRIAGTMSPQGYLFVGAQEFLADIGPNFAPQNHCRGTFYRPNLTSIPVYI
- a CDS encoding chemotaxis protein CheW, which encodes MSSVTTLTKSTAVELQFATFYVGELLLALPIDYVQEINRNLELTEIPHAPEHVRGVINLRGDVATVIDLRRILGFSLAEVTPQSRNLIVRSGDESIGLWVDRIADIISITSDSICPAPANVSGADGRYFKGVYRNDSEIVVILDVQEVLDVE
- a CDS encoding methyl-accepting chemotaxis protein, which encodes MKNILKLKMTGKLIAACLVFGILPLLTVGVVMWQSAHKAIEIAAKDYQTTAENIADTIDRNLFERYGDVQAFCLNSVIQDRDSWYKKGMDNAIVEAMDKYVDTYDIYYLTMLVDLDGKLIAVNSRDQDGVAVNTEELYEKNFADKHWFQDVLAKKFYEDETGSFSGTVVEHFYVDDKVMKCYGNEGYSLGFSAPVYDAEGNVIAVWKNVAKFDLVEEIVWDAYRKLKQRGMATAEITLLDDKGVVIVDCDPATRGTEEIVRDVDVIGKLNLVDKQVLAAQTVVGGENGYTTDSFHPRKGITQAAGYTPMRGALGFPGMQWNVLVRVNAAEAFAEAYRPLYAWAMTTVIASVVIGIMAFLISRTFTKPLHNTIAMLQDVAEGDGDLTKRLDESRSDEIGEVAHWFNLFIGQIQDMVGEIASNSNTLSEGSNRLVTTATQLSSGAESSKHRSASVSSAAEEMSINMKNMAASTTQMSSGISSVVAAIDEMTTTISEIAKHAETSAGVADKATRIAEDSNNKICHLGSAANEIGRVIEVIEDIAEQTNLLALNATIEAARAGEAGKGFAVVATEVKELAKQTSSATDDIRNRIEHIQSSTQDAVSSISEISEVVSSVNELARTIASAVEEQSITTKQISQDISETASAAEVVARGVDESATASGEITQNICEVDRVLSETVQGAGLSQQSGEELARLAENLRSVVSRFKIGESTPATKAKQDQPLLGA
- a CDS encoding chemotaxis response regulator protein-glutamate methylesterase, which codes for MRVLIVDDSTLFRKVVRDTLSQCPGVEIVAVASDGKNALEKIRHYHPDLVTLDVEMPILNGIEVLRELQTMPLKPEVIMLSAMTDHGALATTQALRLGAFDFVLKPNQSKLEDSCAQLKTELLPKVKVLQERLRKQLGTVPIHEEEPIHHDVLSGSFDPGNAKVVGIGVSTGGPAALAHVLPKLPANLRVPLLIVQHMPPVFTRSLSADLDRSSKIKVQEAESGQVILPGNAYIAPGGKQMKVISQNGRKEILITDDPAERSCKPSVDYLFRSMAHEYGREAMAIVMTGMGDDGTMGCRLLKRHGCMVVAQEEKSCVVFGMPRQVIAAGLADKVTPLNQMHEIIESAEVQGGSKCR
- a CDS encoding metallophosphoesterase; translated protein: MSNSIDLSIASEQTRRRFLQTGVLLLAGVSTGPALAEGAEPMLRIGLMTDLHYADKKPVGSRYYRETLDKIAVASGQLSGASLDFLVELGDFIDAADAVDVELGYLKTIAKPFAEICVDRHYVLGNHCVDTLTKEEFLDTIGQEKSYYSFNRGDFHFVVLDACYRTDGKPYGRKNSVWTDANIPAEELEWLADDLNQSDKKTIVFAHQRLDDEGSHFVNNSPTVRKILEQSKRVAAVFQGHSHANDYQQVNGIHYCTLRAMIEQSGPDNNGFAVLEIDGNGGLKIEGFKKQASYQWT